The DNA sequence GAATTTACACATTATAAAAGACAATTTATTTCCGGTTCCACCATTGTTCAAGTTAATTCAGGAGCAATCAAAAACAGACTGGAAAGAAATGTATCAGGTTTTCAATTGCGGTCACCGTATGGAAATCTATGTACCGGAAGACATTGCACAGGATATCATCGCGATTTCAAAAGCATTCAATGTAGAAGCTCAAATTGTAGGTAGAGTAGAAGCTGCTGATGCTAAAAAATTAACGATCACCAGCGAGTACGGTACTTTCGAGTATTAATTTTTTTAAGATTCTGAGTTGCAAAGTTTCTAAGTTTCTGAGATTTGTTCGCGCAGTTGAGACTGAAAACTGCGACTGCAAACTTTTGTAAAGATTCTGAGTTGCAAAGTTTCTAAGTTTCTGAGATTTGTTAGCAAAGATTCTGAGTTACAAAGTTTCTGAGATTTGTTAGCACAGTTGAGACTGAAAACTGAGACTGAGACTGAGACCGAGAGCTTTCTAATTAAACAGCTACGCTTCTAATAGGAGCTAAAAAAAAATATTAATCCGATAAGCTATGTAAGTTCATTCAGGCACAACGCCAACAATTTAAATGAACTTACATAACTTATATGGTTTAAAAAAAACACTAGATTATGTACGAATTACTTTTTTGGAGATATTTAGACGAAATTTACCTGAACCATCATGAAGTTTATGAAGCTCTTGTGGAGAACGAAGAGGTAAATGGACTTGAAAAACTTCCGGTAGATGTAATTATGAACCGAATCAAATCGGTATTTTCTCAATGGGAAAAAGTCGATGAGAACAGTTGGAAAAATCCAAAAGGAAAAGGAGCATTTCAAGTAATCACCACTCCACAAAGTGTACGAATCGACTGTTACGGAACCGAAGGCAAAACAATGAATCAGCTGGTAAGCCTGATGGAAGAATTCAAATGCCCGTTGTACGACCCACAAGTACCGGAACGTTATGATGAAATGAGTGAGTAATCGGATTTCATTAAATTAAAAAAGAACGATTTTCTAAAATAAATACTGCAATGAATTTTAGTTTTACCTCCACCATAATACTCGAAGACGACTCCGTTCTACTGCGTCCGCTACAGGAATTAGATGTAGAAAATCTATTGGAAATTTCTATTAATGAACCTGAAACCTGGAAATATTCTTTGGTTGGTGCCGATGGGAAAGAAAATCTGATTAACTATATTCAGTCTGCCATAAAAGCAAGAGAAAATCAAAAGGAATTTCCTTTTATTGTTTTCGATAAAAAGTCTCAGAAATATGCAGGTTCAACTCGTTTTTACGATATGAGTCTGGACTATAAAACCCTGCAATTAGGATATACCTGGTACGGTTCTGCCTTTAGAGGAACAGGACTTAACAAACATTGTAAATTTTTACTGCTACAATTCGCTTTCGAAACGTTGGGGATGGAACGCGTTGAATTTCGTGCCGATAATAATAACCAAAGAAGTATTGCCGCCATGAAAAGTATCGGCTGTAAAGTCGAAGGTGTTTTACGCAGCCACATGCCAACAGCTAATAGTGAAATCCGTCGTGATTCTATTGTTTTGAGTATTCTAAGAAACGAATGGTTTGATGAGGTAAAAGAAAACCTAAAGCAAAAATTGTAATTTTAGGTGTAATTAAAGTTGAACACGAATTGCACGAATTTTCACGAATTAATTATTGATATTCTTTGTGGGGAATTTTTTGCCACTGATTAAAGGATTAGAATGAATTAGCCAATGCACAGTTCACAAAGAAATTAGTGCAAATTGGTGCAATTCGTGGCGAAAAAAAACTACTTAACTCTTACTATTTGACTTGATGCTAAACCAAGATATTCAAAAGGGATTTAATTTACAGTCATTTTAATTTTTTAGAAACCAATTTTATTGTATTTTTCTACCCGGAAATTAAAACTTTAAGACTGAGTTACTAAATCGATTTTGTAATTGATTTTCAGTAGGTTAATGGATTGTTTTTTGGGCGTAAAATAGAGTGCTGTAATCGCATTTTAGGAACCGGTCGATTTATTAATTCTTTAATTGAAAGTGACTCTAATTAATATTTCGAATATATGCACAAACAACCTCTATGGAGGAGTATTAACTTTCTAACGAATAATAAAACCAAAAGAATGATTAAACCAAGCATTTTAAAAGCTGTGAAGTATCGTAAAACCCTTTTGTTGTCATCATTTTTGATGATCGCAGGTTCTTACACTATCGAAGCACAGAAAAAAAAGACAGATTTAAAAGATCTGATTCAGTATGTTGATCCAATGATTGGGACAGCCAAAATGGGGCATACCTATCCGGGTGCCACAGTTCCGTTTGGAAGTGTTCAGCTAAGTCCCGAAACCGATACAATTGCTTACGCTTCAAACGGGAAGTACAATGGCGAAGTTTATAAATATTGTGCCGGTTACCAATACGAAGACAAAACAATTGTAGGTTTCAGCCATACCCATTTTAGTGGAACAGGTCACTCTGATTTGGGAGATTTTTTAATTATGCCCACAACCGGAAAATTACAATTGAATCCCGGAACAGCCTCCAAGCCTTTGTCAGGTTATCGATCTGCCTTTTCGCATGCAACAGAAAAAGCAGAAACGGCCTATTACAGTGTTCTTCTGGAAGATCATAAGATCAAAGCAGAACTCACGGCTACAACGCGTGTCGGAATGCATCAGTATACTTTCCCTAAGTCAGATGAGGCACATATTATTCTCGATTTAACTTCAGGAATTTACAACTACGATAAAAAGAATGTGTGGACTTTTGTTCGCGTAGAAAACGATACTTTAATAACAGGATATCGCCAAACCAGCGGATGGGCAAGAACCAGAACGGTTTATTTTGCCATGTCTTTCAATAAACCTATTAAGAGTTACGGACAAGGTACCCTTGAAAAAAGTGTGTACAGAGGTTTTTGGGGAAGATTTGATCAAACCAAGAATTTTCCTGAAATGGCCGGACGTGACCTGAAATTATTTTTTGATTTTGATACTCAAGAAGGCGAAAAAATCAAAATTAAAATGGCTTTATCTCCTGTGAGTTCCGCTGGTGCTCTTGAAAACATGAAGAAAGAAATTCCGGACTGGGATTTCGAACGTGTTAAAAAGCAAAGTCAGGAAGTTTGGAACAAAGAGTTGAATAAAATTCAAATTGAAGCCCTTCAAAAAGAAGATTTGGTTAATTTTTATACCGCGATGTACCATTCTTTCTTAGGGCCAACAGAGTACATGGATCTTGATGGTACGTACAAAGGTTTGGATATGAATGTACACAAAGCCGATAATTTCCGTAATTATACCAGTTATTCTTTATGGGATACCTATAGAGCTTTGCACCCGTTGTTTAATATTGTACAACCGGCAAGAAATTCAGATATGATCAGTTCTATGCTGGCACATTCAGATCAAAGTGTACATAAAATGCTTCCGATCTGGTCGCATTATGCCAACGAAAATTGGTGTATGATCGGTTATCATTCCGTTTCGGTAATTGCAGATGCTATTGTAAAAGGAAATACCAATTTTGATCCCGAAAAGGCACTTCAGGCTTGTGTAAATACCGCTAAAGTTCCGTATTACGACGGTTTAGAATTTTATATGAAAAAAGGGTACGTTCCGGAAGACAAAAACGGAGCTTCGGTTTCTAAAACTTTAGAATATGCCTATGACGACTGGGCAATTGCTCAGGCCGCTAAAAAATTAGGCAAAACCGAAATTTATAATGAATTTATTGAAAGGTCAAAAAACTATAAAAACGTGTATGATGCCAAAACAGGTTTCATGCGCCCGAAATTAAATGACGGAACTTTCAAAAAAGAATTTGATCCTTTAGATACACACGGACAAGGTTTTATTGAAGGAAATTCATGGAATTACAGTTTGTATGTACCGCACGACCCAGCTGAAATGATAAAATTAATGGGGGGTAATGATAAATTTAAGGTTCGTTTAGATTCTTTATTTAATATGCATCTGCCGGAGAAATATTTCGAAAATACAGAAGACATTACAAGAGAAGGAATCATCGGAAATTATGTTCACGGAAATGAGCCATCACACCATGTAGTTTATCTGTACAACTGGACCAATTCACCGTGGAAAGCACAAGACAAGATTAGAATGATTTTGAAAAAAATGTACCGCAACGGAGCAGACGGTTTAGGAGGAAATGATGATTTCGGACAAATGAGCGCCTGGTATATTTTTAGTAGTTTAGGATTTTACCCTGTTGCCCCCGGTTCTGACGAATATGCTTTAGGAAGTCCATTAGTAAAAAATGCGATTTTTAATCTGGAAAGCGGTAAAAATTTCGAAGTAGAAACGGTAAACCAATCAGATAAAAATGTGTTTGTGAGCAAAGTTCTTCTAAACGGAAAATTACTTTCCAAACCTTTCTTAAAACACTCAGATGTGATTAACGGAGGAAAAATTACGTTTTATATGAGTAGTAAACCTAATAAGAGTTATGGGTTGTAAGTACCAAAACTAATAAAGAAGAATTTTTAATCTGACAGGTTTTTAAAACCTGTCAGATTTCCTCATAAGTTAATGTCCCCCTGAGCGAAGTCGAAGGGCTTTTATAACGAACAGGGCTTCGACTTCGCTCAGCCTGACAATCGGATGGTATTGAAATTTGCGAATATTAGCGCAATTCGTGGCTAAAAAAACATTGCAAACAAAAAAGACAAACATAATGGAGTTTGCAAAAAACTTCACGAAATTTGCCTTTCAAATAAAATTACAATCACTATGAAAATAAATCTAAAATCGGGAATTGATAAATTGCTTTTCGGAATGAAGCAAAATGATGTAACGGCTGCTTTAGGAAAACCGGATAAAAATTACAATGACGAAGATGATAATGTAATTTTCGTATATAATGCCCAAAAAATCAGACTGACTTTTTATCAGGAAGAAGACATGAGATTAGGTTATTTAGTAGCTTCAGCCAATGATTTAGAAGTTTTTGGATTCAAACTAATCGGAAGAAAAATTGCTGATGTAAAGAAAGATTTGGCAACAAAAGGAATCACAAAATACAATCAGGAAACCTTTGATACTTTCGAGAATTACTTCAACGAAGACAACTGGTTTATTCTTCAAACCGAATTTGATGAAGTAGTAAAATTTGAAGTTGGAGCAATCATCAACGACAAAGACGAATTTGACTGGAAATTCCCAGTAAAAAAATAATTTTAAAACAAAGGCTTTTAGTAAAACTGAAAGCCTTTGTTGTTTTAGGGAGGTAGCCATGTGTTATAAATTGGCTCGTTTGTAGTGATTTTTATCAAACCGTGTCCTTTCGACGAAGGAGAAATCGCATCCAATATTCGACAATAGTGAGTGTAATCCACTAGTGTGATTTCTCCTTCGTCGAAAGGACAAATAGAGCGTTTTCTTTATAAATAATAAACAAAAAAACCGACAATCACTTGTCGGTTTTTATATATTCAGATTAAAAAGATTATCCTTTTAACCAAGCATTTTTAAGTTTCTCTTTTGAAGCATCGGTAGCTTTAAAAGTTTCTGTCTCTTCATACGGTAATTTTACAGTTCCTTTTATAGTTTGCGCTGCACCACCACGTTTAATTTGAAGCGTGATAGCATCATTTTCTTTCCAGTTTTCACTTTCTGTGATTAACTCATAGATGTTCGTTAATGAGTATGGTTTATTGTTTACAGATACAATGATATCACCACCTTTTAAGTTTAGATTTTTGAAAAAATCATTTGGCTCGATATCCGAACGAACCGCAATCTCTTTGGTTTGTTTGTCAATTGTGATATAAGGAGTTTGACCTTTTAAGAAAATTGAACCCGGTTTTTTCTCTGTTGCTTTTGTTACACCAACTTTAGCTAAATAAGTGTCATAAGGAATTGGAGTAGTACCTTGTACATATGTTTTCAGGAATTCACCCACTTCAGGATACGTCAATTCTGTGATTTTTGCAAAAAGCTCATTGTCGTTAAACGGTTTGTCTATACCATATTCATTAGATAATTTGTGCATTAGATCAAGGATTCCTCTTTCTCCGTTGCTTTTTTCTCTGATGATGATGTCAATACACATACCAATTAAAGCTCCTTTTTGATATACATTTAGGTATTGATCTTTATAAGGTTGCTCTAAAACATTCGCACTCATTACCGTAAAAGACATCGTGTCGTTTAAACGTTTAGCTTGTTCGATTTTATCAGCAATACGAGTGTAGAATTCAGCTTCATCAATTAAACCTTGATTGATTTGAAAAAGATTCGCAAAATATTCTGTTACCCCTTCGTACATCCATAAATGCTCAGACATTTTTGGCGCGTTATAATCAAAATATTGAATTTCTTTTGAATGGATCGTTAATGGTGT is a window from the Flavobacterium cupriresistens genome containing:
- a CDS encoding GNAT family N-acetyltransferase; the protein is MNFSFTSTIILEDDSVLLRPLQELDVENLLEISINEPETWKYSLVGADGKENLINYIQSAIKARENQKEFPFIVFDKKSQKYAGSTRFYDMSLDYKTLQLGYTWYGSAFRGTGLNKHCKFLLLQFAFETLGMERVEFRADNNNQRSIAAMKSIGCKVEGVLRSHMPTANSEIRRDSIVLSILRNEWFDEVKENLKQKL
- a CDS encoding GH92 family glycosyl hydrolase, whose translation is MIKPSILKAVKYRKTLLLSSFLMIAGSYTIEAQKKKTDLKDLIQYVDPMIGTAKMGHTYPGATVPFGSVQLSPETDTIAYASNGKYNGEVYKYCAGYQYEDKTIVGFSHTHFSGTGHSDLGDFLIMPTTGKLQLNPGTASKPLSGYRSAFSHATEKAETAYYSVLLEDHKIKAELTATTRVGMHQYTFPKSDEAHIILDLTSGIYNYDKKNVWTFVRVENDTLITGYRQTSGWARTRTVYFAMSFNKPIKSYGQGTLEKSVYRGFWGRFDQTKNFPEMAGRDLKLFFDFDTQEGEKIKIKMALSPVSSAGALENMKKEIPDWDFERVKKQSQEVWNKELNKIQIEALQKEDLVNFYTAMYHSFLGPTEYMDLDGTYKGLDMNVHKADNFRNYTSYSLWDTYRALHPLFNIVQPARNSDMISSMLAHSDQSVHKMLPIWSHYANENWCMIGYHSVSVIADAIVKGNTNFDPEKALQACVNTAKVPYYDGLEFYMKKGYVPEDKNGASVSKTLEYAYDDWAIAQAAKKLGKTEIYNEFIERSKNYKNVYDAKTGFMRPKLNDGTFKKEFDPLDTHGQGFIEGNSWNYSLYVPHDPAEMIKLMGGNDKFKVRLDSLFNMHLPEKYFENTEDITREGIIGNYVHGNEPSHHVVYLYNWTNSPWKAQDKIRMILKKMYRNGADGLGGNDDFGQMSAWYIFSSLGFYPVAPGSDEYALGSPLVKNAIFNLESGKNFEVETVNQSDKNVFVSKVLLNGKLLSKPFLKHSDVINGGKITFYMSSKPNKSYGL